The following proteins are encoded in a genomic region of Syntrophotaleaceae bacterium:
- a CDS encoding ATP-binding protein, with amino-acid sequence MPDPQSFDKNPCSYQRATAWDLKRQIALFADGALNRTLLDAVPTPLMVLNTHQQIVYANKGLLDMAAADASEVYGRRPGEVLDCHQSVNTPGGCGTSEACKSCGAILATLCSLGGRQNESECCVSRSREEILPESLELRVNTSPLTIDGETFVIFAVTDISHEKRRRVLERIFFHDILNVAGGIRGFAEYLLQHDPPNPEEIYALIRAAADQTIEEIETQRLLSEAENQELQVRSEPLILGDFLETTVGFYRQHEAARGKHLHLDDRSPELILVSDRTLLRRVLGNAIKNALEACSPGETVTVGSDIVGDQVRFNIHNPGHIPHPVQLRIFQRSFSTKGPGRGLGTYSLRLLGNHMGIQVSFTSSIGKGTLFTILHPLSSATE; translated from the coding sequence ATGCCCGACCCTCAAAGTTTTGACAAAAACCCCTGTTCCTATCAGCGGGCAACAGCCTGGGATCTGAAACGGCAGATTGCACTGTTTGCCGATGGCGCCCTGAATCGCACCCTGCTCGACGCCGTCCCGACCCCGTTAATGGTTCTCAATACCCATCAGCAGATCGTCTATGCAAACAAAGGTCTGCTGGATATGGCGGCCGCCGATGCAAGCGAGGTCTACGGCCGTCGTCCGGGAGAAGTGCTCGACTGCCACCAGTCTGTCAACACGCCCGGAGGCTGCGGAACCTCAGAGGCCTGCAAAAGCTGCGGAGCGATCCTGGCCACTCTCTGCAGCCTTGGCGGCCGACAGAACGAAAGCGAGTGCTGCGTTTCCCGAAGTCGCGAAGAAATTCTGCCCGAGTCCCTCGAACTGCGGGTGAACACGTCTCCTCTCACCATCGATGGAGAAACTTTCGTCATTTTCGCCGTTACCGACATCAGCCATGAAAAAAGGCGCCGGGTCCTGGAACGAATTTTTTTTCACGACATCCTGAATGTCGCCGGCGGTATCCGCGGCTTTGCTGAATATCTCCTGCAACACGATCCGCCCAATCCGGAGGAGATCTATGCCCTGATCAGGGCCGCTGCCGACCAGACCATCGAGGAGATCGAGACCCAGCGGCTGCTGTCGGAAGCAGAGAACCAGGAACTCCAGGTGCGGTCGGAACCGCTGATCCTGGGGGATTTTCTGGAAACGACCGTCGGCTTCTATCGTCAGCACGAGGCGGCCCGGGGGAAACATCTGCACCTGGACGACCGCAGCCCGGAACTGATCCTGGTCAGCGACAGAACCCTTCTGCGCCGGGTGCTGGGGAACGCCATCAAAAACGCTCTTGAGGCCTGTTCCCCGGGAGAAACCGTCACCGTCGGCAGCGACATTGTCGGTGATCAGGTGCGCTTCAACATTCACAATCCCGGTCACATCCCGCATCCGGTCCAGTTGCGAATCTTTCAGCGCTCGTTTTCCACCAAAGGCCCCGGGCGCGGCCTCGGCACCTACAGTCTGCGGCTGCTCGGCAATCACATGGGAATTCAGGTCTCCTTCACCAGCAGCATCGGCAAAGGGACGCTGTTCACCATCCTTCATCCCCTGTCTTCGGCTACGGAATAG
- the tsaA gene encoding tRNA (N6-threonylcarbamoyladenosine(37)-N6)-methyltransferase TrmO, translated as MTQECCFTYRPIGILRSPYTRRIDAPHQSTVAEGTETGEFALATLELQDWLDEKVLQDLGGFERLWLIFAFHRSEGWRSSVKPPRGGPKRGVLATRSPHRPNSIGLSAVELAKIEGRTLHLRGVDLLDGTPVLDIKPYVPYADAFPDAKAGWIDDLDEKLGRHSAPGPRRPKSR; from the coding sequence ATGACCCAAGAATGCTGTTTCACCTATCGCCCCATCGGCATCCTGCGCTCCCCCTATACCCGGCGTATCGATGCACCCCATCAAAGCACAGTGGCGGAAGGCACGGAAACCGGAGAGTTCGCGCTGGCCACTCTTGAGCTTCAGGATTGGCTGGACGAGAAAGTCCTTCAGGATCTGGGCGGTTTCGAGCGGCTTTGGCTCATCTTCGCCTTTCATCGGAGTGAAGGCTGGAGAAGCAGCGTCAAGCCGCCCCGGGGTGGACCGAAGCGGGGCGTTCTGGCCACCCGCTCCCCTCATCGTCCCAACTCCATCGGCCTTTCGGCGGTGGAATTGGCCAAAATCGAAGGCAGGACGCTGCACCTTCGCGGCGTGGACCTCCTGGATGGCACCCCTGTGCTGGATATCAAACCCTACGTCCCCTACGCGGACGCCTTCCCCGACGCCAAGGCCGGCTGGATCGACGATCTGGACGAAAAGCTGGGACGTCATTCCGCGCCAGGACCTCGCAGGCCCAAAAGCAGGTAG
- the rpsA gene encoding 30S ribosomal protein S1, whose translation MEDYPDGFDENEEEQDSEDEESFAEMLEQSMVETRELKPGQKVRATVLQIGKEWVFLDVGQKGEGVLEVRELQDESGALTAAVGDKVDVYFLSRTGGELRFTTRLGAGAAGAAQIEEAWRSGIPVEGRLEKEVKGGFEVRLPGGMRAFCPFSQLGLRREDYPESIAGQSRSFKVIQFGEQGRNVVVSHRVILEEERARQRDALKETLKEGMVVKGTVTSLRDFGAFVDIGGIEGLLPISEISYGRVENLGEVLRVGQELELAVKKLDWDANRFSFSLRDTLADPWKKVGSVYVEGAVYHGRVARLAPFGAFVTLEEGIDGLVHISKLGAGRRLKHASEALQAGQALDVKVEKIEQEQRRISLIPVGGTEEAEPAEEKPTSFVEKPASESMGTLGDVLKKKLDKKK comes from the coding sequence ATGGAAGACTATCCAGACGGTTTTGACGAGAACGAAGAGGAACAGGATTCCGAGGACGAGGAAAGTTTTGCCGAAATGCTCGAGCAGAGCATGGTCGAGACCAGGGAACTGAAGCCCGGCCAGAAAGTCCGGGCGACAGTCCTGCAGATCGGCAAGGAATGGGTTTTTCTCGATGTCGGCCAGAAAGGCGAGGGGGTGCTGGAGGTCAGGGAGCTCCAGGACGAATCGGGCGCTCTGACCGCAGCCGTCGGGGACAAGGTGGATGTCTATTTCCTGTCCCGGACTGGAGGGGAACTGCGCTTTACCACCCGTCTCGGGGCCGGGGCGGCGGGAGCGGCTCAGATCGAGGAGGCCTGGCGCAGCGGCATACCCGTGGAAGGTCGTCTGGAAAAAGAGGTCAAGGGGGGATTCGAGGTGCGGCTTCCCGGAGGCATGCGCGCCTTTTGCCCGTTCTCCCAGCTGGGTTTGCGCCGGGAAGACTATCCCGAGTCCATTGCCGGGCAGAGCCGGTCCTTCAAGGTAATTCAGTTCGGCGAGCAGGGGCGCAATGTTGTCGTATCCCACCGGGTGATTCTCGAGGAAGAGCGCGCCCGGCAGCGGGACGCCCTGAAGGAGACCCTGAAGGAAGGGATGGTGGTCAAGGGTACCGTGACCTCCCTGAGGGATTTCGGGGCCTTCGTCGATATCGGCGGAATCGAAGGGCTGCTGCCCATTTCCGAGATCAGTTACGGGCGGGTCGAAAATCTCGGTGAAGTGCTACGGGTCGGGCAGGAACTGGAACTGGCGGTCAAGAAGCTCGACTGGGACGCCAACCGCTTCTCTTTCAGCCTGCGCGATACCCTGGCCGATCCCTGGAAAAAGGTCGGTTCCGTCTATGTCGAAGGCGCTGTTTATCACGGCAGGGTGGCACGTCTGGCACCTTTCGGAGCCTTTGTCACCCTGGAGGAAGGGATCGACGGTTTGGTGCACATCTCCAAGCTGGGAGCGGGACGACGCCTCAAGCATGCTTCCGAGGCTCTGCAGGCGGGTCAGGCGTTAGACGTGAAGGTGGAAAAGATAGAACAGGAGCAACGGCGCATTTCCCTCATACCGGTCGGAGGAACGGAAGAAGCCGAGCCGGCCGAGGAAAAGCCGACATCCTTTGTGGAAAAGCCCGCCTCCGAATCGATGGGCACTCTCGGCGATGTTTTGAAAAAGAAGCTAGATAAGAAGAAGTAA
- a CDS encoding FKBP-type peptidyl-prolyl cis-trans isomerase yields MAQAKQGDRVRVHLTGTLQDGTVFDSTAIDPETEEESGPYELVIGDEEIFDEIEEALIGMSPGEKKTITIPVENAFGPYDDENVFSVGRDQLPAESLPEVGQEVELTDEEGENMVAMVIEVNDNEVTFDANHPLAGEDLHYEIELVEIL; encoded by the coding sequence ATGGCACAGGCAAAACAAGGCGATCGGGTAAGGGTCCATCTTACCGGCACCCTGCAGGATGGTACGGTTTTCGATTCGACCGCCATTGATCCCGAAACCGAGGAAGAGTCGGGTCCCTACGAATTGGTCATTGGCGACGAAGAGATTTTCGACGAAATCGAGGAGGCCCTGATCGGAATGTCCCCAGGAGAAAAAAAAACGATCACCATTCCGGTCGAAAATGCCTTCGGTCCCTATGATGATGAAAACGTTTTCAGCGTCGGACGGGATCAGTTGCCCGCGGAATCTCTTCCGGAAGTCGGCCAGGAGGTCGAACTCACCGATGAGGAGGGGGAAAACATGGTGGCTATGGTGATAGAGGTCAACGATAATGAGGTGACTTTCGATGCCAACCATCCCCTGGCCGGCGAGGACCTGCATTACGAGATCGAACTGGTGGAAATTCTGTAA
- the purB gene encoding adenylosuccinate lyase — translation MITAVSPLDGRYASKVTELVECFSEYALLRNRVKVEVLWLLALSAEPGISECRAVTEEEEKVLRAIVADFTPEEAEKVKKIEAVTNHDVKAVEYYLKEKIAGTSLEEISEFLHFACTSEDINNLSHALMLKDGLAALTPLQQEIVDHLKKLAEDFRDVPMLARTHGQTASPTTLGKELAVFSARLQKQSRNIAQVEILGKLNGAVGNFNAHLSAYPEVDWPRLAKGVIEKELGLKQNLFTTQIEPHDYMAELFDAIARWNTILIDLDRDIWTYISMAYFGQKTVAGEVGSSTMPHKVNPIDFENSEGNCGLANAIFGHLSAKLPISRLQRDLTDSTVLRNMGVGFGYSMIAYRATLKGLGKLKLNEGKLAADLDNAWEVLAEPIQTVMRKAGIEKPYEKLKDLTRGQAIDRETIRAFVESLDLSREDKDRLLALTPASYTGMAPKIVDLLD, via the coding sequence ATGATTACGGCTGTCAGCCCGCTGGACGGGCGTTATGCATCGAAGGTGACGGAACTGGTCGAATGCTTTTCCGAGTACGCCCTGCTGCGCAACCGGGTGAAGGTCGAGGTGCTGTGGCTTCTGGCGCTGAGTGCCGAGCCCGGAATTTCCGAGTGCCGGGCGGTGACGGAGGAGGAGGAGAAGGTTCTGCGTGCCATCGTTGCCGATTTCACTCCCGAAGAAGCGGAGAAGGTCAAGAAGATCGAGGCGGTGACCAACCATGACGTGAAGGCGGTGGAATACTACCTCAAGGAGAAGATCGCCGGCACCTCGCTGGAGGAAATTTCGGAGTTTCTGCACTTCGCCTGCACCTCTGAGGACATCAACAACCTCTCTCACGCGCTGATGCTCAAGGACGGCCTGGCGGCGCTGACGCCGCTGCAGCAGGAGATCGTCGATCATCTCAAAAAGCTGGCGGAGGATTTCAGGGACGTACCGATGCTGGCCCGCACCCACGGCCAGACCGCTTCGCCGACCACCCTTGGCAAGGAACTGGCGGTTTTTTCCGCGCGGTTGCAGAAGCAGAGCCGCAATATTGCCCAGGTGGAAATCCTCGGCAAACTGAACGGCGCGGTGGGCAATTTCAACGCCCATCTGTCGGCCTATCCGGAAGTGGACTGGCCGCGGCTGGCCAAGGGAGTGATCGAGAAGGAACTGGGGCTGAAGCAGAATCTTTTCACCACCCAGATCGAACCCCACGACTACATGGCCGAACTGTTCGACGCCATCGCGCGCTGGAACACCATACTCATCGACCTCGACCGGGACATCTGGACCTACATCTCCATGGCCTACTTCGGCCAGAAGACCGTGGCCGGCGAGGTTGGCTCCTCGACCATGCCGCACAAGGTCAATCCCATCGACTTCGAAAACTCGGAAGGCAACTGCGGACTGGCCAACGCCATCTTCGGCCACCTGTCGGCCAAGCTGCCGATTTCCCGTTTACAGCGGGACCTGACCGACTCGACTGTGCTGCGCAACATGGGGGTCGGCTTTGGTTACAGCATGATCGCCTACCGCGCGACCCTCAAAGGCCTTGGCAAGCTGAAGCTGAACGAAGGAAAACTGGCCGCCGATCTGGACAATGCCTGGGAGGTGCTGGCCGAACCGATCCAGACGGTGATGCGCAAGGCCGGCATCGAAAAGCCTTACGAAAAGCTCAAGGACCTGACCCGGGGCCAGGCCATCGACCGGGAGACGATCCGCGCCTTCGTCGAGTCCCTCGACCTGTCCCGCGAGGACAAGGACCGGCTGCTCGCCCTGACTCCGGCAAGCTACACCGGCATGGCACCGAAAATCGTCGACCTGCTGGATTAA
- a CDS encoding DUF1653 domain-containing protein, with translation MDIKKGVYRHFKGSYYEVIDLARHSETEEWFVVYRPLNGDKGTWIRPAKMFFDTVGKEGQERPRFSYVADRPDLIKNDNLSS, from the coding sequence ATGGATATTAAAAAAGGCGTTTACCGCCACTTCAAAGGCAGCTACTACGAAGTCATCGATCTGGCCCGGCACAGTGAAACGGAAGAATGGTTCGTGGTTTACCGGCCCCTTAATGGGGACAAGGGAACCTGGATCAGGCCGGCGAAGATGTTCTTCGACACCGTGGGAAAAGAGGGGCAGGAACGGCCGCGATTCAGCTATGTCGCCGACAGACCCGATTTAATAAAGAACGACAACCTGAGCAGTTGA